From Chryseobacterium wanjuense, one genomic window encodes:
- a CDS encoding oxidoreductase gives MKKVWFITGSSKGLGKSLVEAVLAKGDYVVATARNPQQLNDLAGKYPEQLLPLELDVQNKEQIYATVDEAVNHFGKIDVLVNNAGFGITGAAEAFTNEQVRNQLEVNLYAPIEVTRAVLPYMRKERSGHILQISSIGGRVGNAGLSIYQAAKFGLAGFSESLSKEVAPLGIKVTCIEPGGFRTEWAGSSMSFAKDIEGYETTVGGVKEHLTSGKFIPMGDPAKAAKVMTEIVENENPPLHLVLGSEAAAILRATDAKRKEEFEKWLDVTVSTDHDDAVNIFETEYGKQYLAHKGINVK, from the coding sequence ATGAAAAAAGTTTGGTTTATCACAGGAAGCTCAAAAGGGTTAGGAAAAAGCCTTGTTGAAGCAGTTTTAGCAAAAGGAGATTATGTAGTAGCGACTGCAAGAAATCCTCAACAGTTAAATGATTTGGCCGGAAAATATCCGGAACAGCTTTTACCATTAGAATTGGATGTTCAAAATAAAGAACAAATCTATGCGACGGTGGATGAAGCCGTGAATCATTTTGGGAAAATCGATGTTTTGGTAAATAATGCAGGTTTCGGAATCACGGGTGCGGCTGAAGCGTTTACCAATGAGCAGGTTAGAAATCAGCTGGAGGTTAATTTATACGCTCCGATTGAAGTGACAAGAGCAGTTTTACCATATATGAGAAAAGAAAGGTCAGGACATATTTTGCAAATCAGCTCAATTGGAGGAAGAGTAGGGAACGCCGGACTTTCTATTTATCAGGCAGCAAAATTCGGATTGGCGGGCTTTTCAGAATCGTTGAGTAAAGAAGTTGCTCCTCTGGGAATTAAAGTAACCTGCATCGAACCTGGTGGTTTCCGTACAGAATGGGCCGGTTCTTCCATGAGTTTTGCTAAGGATATTGAAGGCTATGAAACGACTGTGGGAGGTGTGAAAGAACATTTGACTTCCGGGAAATTCATTCCGATGGGTGATCCTGCAAAAGCAGCAAAAGTAATGACCGAAATCGTTGAAAATGAAAATCCTCCATTACATTTGGTGTTGGGAAGTGAAGCTGCAGCTATCCTGAGAGCGACGGATGCAAAAAGAAAGGAAGAATTTGAAAAATGGCTGGATGTCACCGTTTCTACCGATCATGATGATGCCGTGAATATTTTTGAAACAGAATATGGAAAGCAATACCTGGCTCATAAAGGAATTAACGTAAAATAA
- a CDS encoding helix-turn-helix domain-containing protein — MKSKREDFGNIVYSCYTQVSRQGEHFVSDHVLSYQIAGDLVLNDGFKDYSATDGSIRFLKRNQLLKFTKQPPPSGEFKSLSVYLDQQILKDFSVEYGLTAEKKYVDKSLLLLTENPLLQNFMQSLLIYQFSDKLSDSRLVEVKVKEVLILLLQEEPDLKDVLFDFNEPGKLDIEAFMNKNYHFNVNLDRFAYLTGRSLATFKRDFEKIFGITPGKWLLQKRLKEAHYLLEKGKMASDIYLDLGFEDLSHFSFAFKKQYGLAPSKIISA, encoded by the coding sequence ATGAAATCTAAAAGAGAAGATTTTGGAAATATCGTCTATTCCTGCTACACTCAGGTGAGCCGGCAGGGAGAGCATTTTGTATCTGATCATGTTTTGAGTTATCAGATTGCGGGAGACCTGGTGCTGAATGACGGTTTTAAAGACTATTCTGCAACCGACGGATCGATTCGGTTTTTGAAAAGAAATCAGTTATTGAAATTCACGAAACAGCCACCCCCGAGTGGAGAATTTAAGTCCTTGTCGGTTTATCTGGATCAGCAGATTTTAAAAGATTTCAGCGTAGAATATGGCCTGACGGCGGAGAAAAAATATGTGGACAAATCTTTATTGTTATTAACTGAAAATCCATTATTGCAAAATTTTATGCAATCACTGCTGATTTATCAGTTTTCGGATAAGCTTTCAGATTCCCGTTTGGTAGAAGTGAAAGTGAAGGAAGTATTAATTTTACTCTTGCAGGAAGAACCGGATTTAAAAGACGTTTTATTTGATTTCAATGAACCCGGGAAACTGGATATCGAGGCGTTTATGAATAAAAATTATCATTTTAATGTTAATTTAGACCGTTTTGCCTATCTCACCGGAAGAAGTCTGGCAACTTTCAAGCGAGATTTTGAAAAGATCTTCGGAATCACACCCGGGAAATGGCTGCTTCAAAAGAGATTGAAAGAGGCGCATTATCTTTTAGAAAAAGGAAAAATGGCTTCTGATATTTATCTGGATCTTGGTTTTGAAGATTTGTCTCATTTTTCATTTGCCTTCAAAAAACAATATGGTTTGGCTCCCAGTAAAATAATTTCAGCTTAA
- a CDS encoding thermonuclease family protein has product MKKLIYITLIFISNVFFSQVKGKIVGVKDGDTVVILLTNKTQETLRLADVDCPENGQPFGKNAKQFTSSQIFGKTVTFYRIGKDRYRRTIAKIFYDNDKYLSAEIIKAGFGWWYYKASRNTELQKLQDQAKAGNLGLWADKNAVSPWDFRESKKKKKVL; this is encoded by the coding sequence ATGAAAAAACTCATTTATATTACATTAATTTTTATTTCTAATGTATTTTTTTCTCAGGTAAAAGGGAAGATTGTTGGTGTGAAAGACGGAGATACCGTTGTCATTTTATTAACGAATAAAACTCAGGAAACATTAAGATTGGCGGACGTCGATTGCCCGGAAAATGGACAGCCTTTCGGAAAAAATGCCAAACAATTTACCAGTTCGCAGATTTTTGGGAAAACAGTAACGTTCTACAGAATCGGGAAAGACCGGTACAGAAGAACGATCGCCAAAATCTTTTATGATAATGATAAATATCTCTCCGCAGAAATTATAAAAGCCGGTTTCGGATGGTGGTATTATAAAGCCTCAAGAAATACGGAACTGCAAAAGTTACAGGATCAGGCAAAGGCAGGAAATCTGGGATTGTGGGCGGATAAAAACGCCGTGTCACCCTGGGATTTCAGGGAAAGTAAAAAGAAAAAGAAAGTGTTATAA